Part of the Mycolicibacterium mageritense genome is shown below.
ACGACGGCACCGCGCTGCGCGGGCTGGTGGCTCCGGCGATCGAGATCGCCACCACAGGCTGGACGGCCTACACCGACGACTATGTGCCGCCACCGCTGCCGCCCGGGGCCGACGCGCCGATCTGGAACGTCTAGGTGACCGCAGGCTTCTCGTCGTGGGTGATCTCGTCCTGCATGTCCTCGAGATGCTTGCCCTTGGTCTCCTGCACCCATCGCGAGACGAACAGGAACGACAGCACGGCGCACAGCGCGTAGAAGCCGTACGCGACCCCGAGCATGTTGCTCAGCTGCGGGAAGGTCACCGTGATGAGCCAGTTGGCCACCCATTGTCCGGCGGCTGCCAGGCCCAGCGCGGCCGCGCGGATGCGGTTGGGGAACATCTCGCCCAGCAGCACCCAGACGACCGGCCCCCACGACATCCCGAACGCGACCACGAACAGGTTGGCGGCCACGAGGGCGACCGGTCCGGCGACGTCACCGAGCACCGGCTTGCCGTCGACCTGGGCCGCCGTACCGAAGATCACCGCCATGGTGCCCAGCGTGATCGCCATGCCGGCCGAACCGGTCAGCAACAGGGGCTTGCGGCCGACCTTGTCGATCAACGCGATGGCGATCAGCGTCGTGACGATGTTGGTGATCGATGTGATGACGGTGATGACGAACGCCTGGCTCTCGCCGAACCCGACGGCCTCCCACAGCACGTTGGAGTAGTAGAAGATCACGTTGATGCCGACGAACTGCTGAAACACCGACAGCCCCAGGCCGACCCAGACGATTCCGTGAATCCCGCCGGTCGGCTTGCGCAGATCCCGCCATGACGGTGGCCTGTCGGACTTCAGCGAATCCTGGATGCGGCTGATGGTGATCTCCAGGTTCTTCTCCCCCAGCAGCATGGTGAGCACCTTGCGGGCTTCCGGAATCCGGTACTTGGACACCAAGTAGCGCGGCGACTCGGGGATTGTGTAGGCCAGCGCGCCGTACACGATGGCCGGGATCGCCATCATCAGGAACATCCAGCGCCAGGCCGCGAGCCCGAGCCAGAGTTCCTCACGTGACCCACCGGCCAGGTGCGCGAGCAGCGCATCGATCGCCAGCGACACGAAGATGCCGGTGACGATCGCCAACTGCTGCAGTGAGCCGAGGCGTCCGCGGATGCGCGGCGGCGAGGTTTCGGCGATATAGGCCGGCGCGATCACCG
Proteins encoded:
- a CDS encoding sugar porter family MFS transporter, which codes for MAGHGPIGDSPSGLEDYEESEHSGKVVRIASVAALGGLLFGYDSAVINGAVSALRDEFGIGELTLGFAVASALLGAAVGAMTAGRLADRIGRLSVMKIAALLFLISAIGTGMAPNIELVVLFRIVGGLGVGVASVIAPAYIAETSPPRIRGRLGSLQQLAIVTGIFVSLAIDALLAHLAGGSREELWLGLAAWRWMFLMMAIPAIVYGALAYTIPESPRYLVSKYRIPEARKVLTMLLGEKNLEITISRIQDSLKSDRPPSWRDLRKPTGGIHGIVWVGLGLSVFQQFVGINVIFYYSNVLWEAVGFGESQAFVITVITSITNIVTTLIAIALIDKVGRKPLLLTGSAGMAITLGTMAVIFGTAAQVDGKPVLGDVAGPVALVAANLFVVAFGMSWGPVVWVLLGEMFPNRIRAAALGLAAAGQWVANWLITVTFPQLSNMLGVAYGFYALCAVLSFLFVSRWVQETKGKHLEDMQDEITHDEKPAVT